In Holophagales bacterium, one DNA window encodes the following:
- a CDS encoding fused MFS/spermidine synthase, whose product MPSELTTTSAGSSRRLTLLALCFAASGAASLMDQVVWLRFLSLTFGNTTQATATLLAVFMGGLGFGALLGGRLADRLRRPLAAYALLETGLALAALASPAIFAAIDRGYVWTHQHFFASPAIFVALRVLLAAGALLPPTLLMGGTLPLLLRGLSDDGPHVGRRTALLYALNTLGATGGVALAGFATIRTLGLSATLLLAAALNLAAALGALALSRPVETATSTGTLSAGRATRRALLALFFLMGATSLGYEVLWTRALVFHLGSSVYAYSLMLSLFLAGVGLGSLALVPWADRVTSPLAALGAVELALAVWGIAQVPLFASLARSLAAWSELLRPQSFGGGTVVQLLAVLPLVLPPTLLMGVSFPLAVRAFHRELDPLGHDVGSVYGANTLGSIAGSLGTGFALLPAIGTQSSMLALGAVNGTLGAAVLFAAARSGLGGRAARLASRVGWAAPVLCLLAMPAFPADGVILRAGIFSTDQPDDLLFFDEDASTSVTVRRQRESDGRPYLSLELNGVNVAGTSPDLFAVQMMQGHLPLLLAGDAHSVAHIGFGSGGTAWAVSRHPVDEILIVEISPEVIAASDRFFADVNHGVLRDPRVQVEINDGRNFLLATPRTFDAVLSDSIHPRYAGNGSLYTRDYFALLAKRLAPRGVASMWLPTYSLSPRNYAMILRAFQEVFPHTTVWYEPSALNAFTIVTGRLAATPWDGAALARAFADPKVAGELAALGIRGPADLLTCYLAGGERLADSLRTIPPHIDDLPAVEYESGRLLDKNRPWLATFSALLALRPETPPDDYLAALPPDEQARARSLWAGRGELLAAQRAALAAALASTPEQR is encoded by the coding sequence ATGCCTTCTGAGTTGACGACGACTTCGGCCGGATCCTCCCGCCGCCTCACCCTGTTGGCCCTCTGCTTCGCCGCCTCCGGCGCCGCGAGCCTGATGGACCAGGTCGTCTGGCTGCGCTTCCTCTCGCTGACGTTCGGCAATACCACGCAGGCCACGGCGACGCTGCTTGCCGTCTTCATGGGCGGGCTCGGCTTCGGGGCGCTGCTCGGCGGGCGACTAGCCGACCGGCTCCGGCGCCCGCTCGCGGCGTACGCCCTGCTCGAGACCGGCCTCGCCCTGGCGGCCCTCGCCAGTCCCGCGATCTTCGCCGCCATCGACCGCGGCTACGTCTGGACGCATCAGCATTTCTTCGCCTCGCCCGCGATCTTTGTCGCGCTCCGCGTGCTGCTCGCGGCCGGTGCGCTGTTGCCGCCGACCCTGCTGATGGGGGGCACCCTGCCGCTGCTGCTGCGCGGCCTCTCCGACGACGGGCCCCACGTCGGCCGGCGCACCGCGCTGCTCTACGCGCTCAACACGCTCGGCGCCACCGGTGGCGTCGCGCTGGCCGGGTTCGCCACCATCCGCACCCTGGGACTCTCGGCAACCCTGCTGCTCGCCGCCGCGCTCAACCTCGCCGCCGCGCTCGGTGCGCTCGCGCTCTCCCGGCCGGTCGAGACCGCCACCTCGACCGGAACGCTCTCGGCCGGCCGGGCAACGCGGCGTGCCCTGCTGGCGCTCTTCTTCCTCATGGGAGCAACGAGTCTCGGCTACGAGGTGTTGTGGACTCGCGCCCTGGTGTTCCACCTCGGCTCGAGCGTCTATGCCTACAGCCTGATGCTCTCGCTCTTCCTCGCCGGCGTCGGTCTCGGCAGTCTCGCGCTGGTGCCATGGGCCGATCGCGTCACGTCGCCGCTCGCCGCACTCGGCGCGGTCGAGCTCGCGCTCGCCGTCTGGGGTATCGCACAGGTGCCGCTCTTCGCCTCGCTCGCCCGATCGCTCGCCGCATGGTCCGAGTTGCTGCGCCCCCAGAGCTTCGGCGGCGGCACGGTGGTTCAACTGCTCGCCGTCCTGCCGCTCGTCCTCCCACCGACGCTGCTCATGGGTGTCTCGTTCCCCTTGGCCGTGCGAGCCTTCCATCGCGAGCTCGACCCGCTCGGTCACGACGTCGGCAGCGTCTACGGCGCCAACACCCTCGGCTCGATCGCCGGGTCGCTCGGCACCGGGTTCGCTCTCCTTCCGGCGATCGGCACCCAGAGCTCGATGCTCGCGCTCGGTGCGGTCAACGGCACCCTGGGCGCCGCGGTGCTCTTCGCCGCGGCAAGGAGCGGTCTCGGCGGTCGCGCCGCTCGGCTCGCCTCCCGCGTCGGCTGGGCTGCTCCCGTCCTCTGCCTGCTCGCCATGCCGGCGTTCCCTGCGGACGGAGTGATTCTTCGCGCCGGGATCTTCAGCACGGATCAGCCGGACGACCTTCTCTTCTTCGACGAGGATGCGTCGACCTCGGTGACGGTTCGACGCCAACGCGAATCGGATGGACGTCCCTACCTGTCACTCGAGCTCAACGGCGTCAACGTGGCCGGCACCAGCCCCGACCTGTTTGCCGTCCAGATGATGCAAGGGCACCTGCCGCTCCTGCTCGCCGGCGATGCGCACAGCGTGGCCCACATCGGCTTCGGCAGCGGCGGCACCGCCTGGGCGGTCTCGCGCCATCCTGTCGACGAAATCCTCATCGTCGAGATCAGTCCCGAGGTCATCGCCGCGTCGGATCGCTTCTTCGCCGACGTCAATCACGGCGTGCTCAGGGATCCCCGGGTCCAGGTCGAGATCAATGACGGGCGCAACTTCCTGCTCGCCACGCCACGCACCTTCGACGCGGTGCTCTCCGACTCGATCCACCCGCGCTACGCCGGCAACGGCTCGCTCTACACGCGCGATTACTTCGCCCTGCTCGCCAAGCGGCTCGCCCCGCGGGGCGTCGCCTCGATGTGGCTCCCCACCTATTCGCTCTCGCCGCGCAACTACGCGATGATCCTCCGCGCCTTCCAGGAGGTCTTCCCGCACACAACGGTCTGGTACGAGCCGAGCGCCCTCAATGCCTTCACCATCGTCACCGGACGCCTGGCGGCGACGCCCTGGGACGGCGCTGCGCTCGCCAGGGCCTTCGCCGATCCGAAGGTCGCTGGCGAGCTCGCGGCTCTGGGAATCCGCGGACCTGCGGACCTGCTCACCTGCTACCTCGCCGGTGGCGAACGTCTCGCGGACTCGCTCCGCACCATCCCGCCGCACATCGACGACCTGCCGGCAGTCGAATACGAGAGCGGACGACTGCTCGACAAGAACCGGCCGTGGCTCGCCACGTTCTCGGCGTTGCTCGCCCTGCGCCCGGAGACGCCGCCCGACGACTACCTGGCAGCGCTCCCGCCCGACGAACAGGCGCGCGCCCGCAGCCTCTGGGCCGGGCGCGGCGAGCTGCTTGCCGCGCAACGCGCGGCGCTCGCGGCAGCCCTCGCCTCCACGCCCGAGCAGCGCTGA
- a CDS encoding DegT/DnrJ/EryC1/StrS family aminotransferase encodes MLDLTRAHRRIATELDGRWQAILARTSFVLGPEVKEFEEAFARYLGAPRAIGVGNGTDALVIALRALGLEPGDEVLVPGFTFFATAEAVALLGGTPVLCDIDPATYNLDPRDAAARVTDKTVGILGVHLYGRPFDFAAIRALADRHGLWVLEDAAQAHGARYQGARVGSLGELAAWSFYPTKNLGCFGDGGGISGRDAKLVEHAFLLANHGQTARYHHTLVGTNSRLDSFQAAVLNCRLPLLDGDNAHRRACAARYRDGLAGVGDLVWPAEREGDEPVFHQVAVRSSRRDALQQALTAAGIGCATHYPSPLHHQPALAATVPADTSLPEAERAAREVLCLPIFGELTFEEVDRVVDAIRSFFAAGGA; translated from the coding sequence ATGCTCGATCTCACCCGCGCCCATCGCCGCATCGCCACCGAGCTCGACGGCCGCTGGCAGGCAATTCTCGCCCGGACCTCGTTCGTCCTCGGTCCGGAGGTCAAGGAGTTCGAAGAGGCCTTCGCCCGCTATCTCGGGGCGCCGCGCGCGATCGGCGTCGGCAACGGGACGGACGCGCTCGTCATTGCCCTGCGTGCGCTCGGTCTCGAGCCGGGAGACGAGGTCCTCGTCCCCGGCTTCACCTTCTTCGCCACCGCGGAAGCGGTCGCCCTGCTCGGCGGAACTCCGGTGCTCTGCGACATCGACCCGGCGACGTACAACCTCGACCCGCGGGATGCGGCGGCGCGGGTGACCGACAAGACGGTGGGGATCCTCGGCGTGCACCTCTACGGCCGCCCGTTCGATTTCGCGGCGATCCGGGCGCTGGCCGACCGGCACGGGCTCTGGGTGCTCGAGGACGCGGCCCAGGCGCACGGCGCACGCTACCAGGGTGCCCGCGTCGGCTCGCTCGGCGAGCTCGCGGCCTGGAGCTTCTACCCGACGAAGAACCTCGGTTGCTTCGGGGACGGCGGCGGCATCAGCGGACGCGATGCCAAGCTCGTCGAGCATGCCTTCCTGCTCGCCAATCACGGCCAGACGGCGCGCTACCACCACACCCTGGTGGGGACCAACAGCCGCCTCGACAGCTTCCAGGCCGCGGTGCTCAACTGCCGCCTGCCGCTGCTCGACGGCGACAACGCGCATCGGCGCGCCTGCGCGGCGCGCTACCGCGACGGGCTCGCGGGAGTCGGCGACCTCGTCTGGCCCGCCGAGCGCGAGGGCGACGAGCCGGTCTTTCATCAGGTCGCGGTGCGCAGCTCCCGGCGCGACGCGCTGCAGCAGGCGCTCACCGCGGCGGGGATCGGCTGCGCGACGCACTACCCCTCGCCGCTCCACCATCAGCCGGCGCTCGCCGCCACCGTTCCCGCCGACACCTCGCTGCCCGAGGCCGAGCGCGCGGCGCGCGAGGTGCTCTGCCTGCCGATCTTCGGCGAGTTGACCTTCGAGGAGGTCGATCGCGTCGTCGACGCGATCCGCTCGTTCTTCGCCGCAGGAGGCGCCTGA
- a CDS encoding glycosyltransferase family 39 protein, producing MSERLANGPVGGAAAPPRWVLPAILAAAAALRLGHWLAVRRLPFVDTLVVDSAEYDRWARAIAAGSGPGDFPFFQPPLYPYLLATVYRLVASPHAVYLLQIAAALGGIYCLARAGREMAGASAGLAAAALAAVYGPFVFHDVQLLKESLAVDLVAALLWAEAVARRDHRGASWLLAGVLFGFLALLRENALLVAPLAVLLAWRREDVRRSLTNGVLVVCGLVLPLLPVALFNASRGGGLLPTTWQGGVNFYIGNHAGADGTYQPLTSGRQIPELERREPWRIAERALGRPLGAAEVSAYWRDRALAWARERPADFARLQWRKLGLYWSAIEWPDAVDYAWVRERSPLLAVLALEFPGLVGLAVLGLGVAWRRRQLAALAPAWLFAFAWMASTVAFFLFSRYRLPGLVPLTLVAGVGLADLPRAVSRERQPIVLAGLLLLAWGVSRLAPAEPNRELVHLNLGRLAALRGDLVSAEREWRAVLATAPENAVAPLELGTLAARQGRLAEARQLFAEAVGRDAGSPEAWANLGAAAAATGDVAAGRQALDRAYALDPTFAAALINRVVVEVAAGDLGAAQVWYERLAAAAPEHPSLAPLAARIAAARSSAKP from the coding sequence TTGAGCGAACGGCTGGCGAACGGTCCGGTCGGCGGGGCGGCGGCTCCGCCGCGCTGGGTGCTGCCGGCGATCCTCGCGGCCGCGGCAGCGCTGCGTCTCGGCCACTGGCTCGCCGTCCGGCGCCTGCCGTTCGTCGACACCCTCGTCGTCGACAGCGCCGAGTACGACCGGTGGGCGCGTGCCATCGCGGCCGGCAGCGGGCCGGGAGATTTCCCGTTCTTCCAGCCGCCGCTCTACCCCTATCTGCTCGCCACCGTCTACCGGCTCGTCGCCTCGCCGCACGCCGTCTACCTGTTGCAGATCGCCGCGGCGCTCGGCGGGATCTACTGTCTGGCCCGGGCCGGTCGCGAGATGGCGGGAGCGAGCGCTGGGCTTGCCGCGGCGGCGCTCGCCGCCGTCTACGGGCCGTTCGTCTTTCATGACGTGCAACTGCTCAAGGAGTCGCTGGCCGTCGATCTCGTCGCGGCGCTCCTCTGGGCGGAGGCGGTGGCGCGACGCGACCACCGCGGCGCGAGCTGGCTACTCGCCGGCGTGCTCTTCGGATTTCTGGCGCTGCTGCGCGAGAACGCGCTCCTCGTGGCGCCGCTCGCCGTCCTGCTGGCGTGGCGCCGTGAGGATGTCCGGCGCTCCCTGACGAACGGTGTGCTCGTCGTCTGTGGGCTGGTCCTGCCGCTCCTGCCGGTGGCGCTCTTCAACGCCTCGCGCGGCGGAGGGCTGTTGCCGACCACCTGGCAGGGCGGGGTGAACTTCTACATCGGCAATCACGCGGGGGCGGACGGCACCTACCAGCCGCTGACCTCGGGGCGCCAGATCCCGGAGCTCGAACGGCGGGAGCCCTGGCGAATCGCCGAGCGGGCGCTCGGGCGGCCGCTCGGCGCCGCCGAGGTTTCGGCCTACTGGCGGGATCGTGCGCTCGCCTGGGCGCGCGAGCGGCCGGCCGATTTCGCCCGGCTCCAGTGGCGCAAGCTCGGTCTCTACTGGAGCGCGATCGAGTGGCCCGACGCCGTCGACTACGCCTGGGTGCGCGAACGATCGCCCCTCCTGGCCGTCCTGGCGTTGGAGTTTCCCGGTCTCGTCGGACTGGCTGTTCTCGGCCTCGGGGTCGCCTGGCGCCGCCGGCAGTTGGCCGCGCTGGCGCCTGCCTGGCTCTTCGCGTTCGCCTGGATGGCCTCGACCGTCGCCTTCTTCCTCTTCTCGCGCTACCGGCTCCCGGGGCTCGTGCCGCTCACCCTCGTCGCGGGGGTGGGCCTCGCGGACCTGCCCCGGGCCGTCTCACGCGAGCGCCAGCCGATCGTTCTCGCCGGCCTCCTCCTGCTCGCCTGGGGCGTCTCGCGGCTGGCGCCGGCGGAGCCGAACCGCGAACTCGTCCACTTGAATCTCGGTCGCCTCGCGGCGCTGCGCGGCGACCTCGTCTCGGCGGAGCGCGAGTGGCGCGCCGTGCTGGCCACCGCTCCGGAGAACGCCGTGGCGCCACTCGAGCTCGGAACGCTCGCCGCGCGGCAGGGACGGCTCGCCGAGGCGCGGCAGCTCTTCGCCGAAGCGGTCGGACGCGACGCGGGATCTCCGGAGGCCTGGGCCAACCTCGGCGCGGCCGCGGCGGCGACCGGCGACGTCGCGGCCGGGCGTCAGGCGCTCGACCGGGCCTACGCTCTCGACCCGACCTTTGCGGCGGCGCTGATCAATCGCGTCGTCGTCGAGGTCGCGGCGGGGGACCTCGGCGCTGCCCAGGTCTGGTACGAGCGACTCGCCGCGGCGGCGCCGGAGCACCCCTCGTTGGCCCCGCTCGCCGCGCGGATCGCCGCCGCGCGATCCTCCGCGAAGCCCTAG
- a CDS encoding M20/M25/M40 family metallo-hydrolase — protein MARRPLTPLGARRRHAARLALYLSLATSALVGVGLGRVASEVVRRAPEVDDDSAEWLGIDFAALPEVSLLQRYVAINTSYPDGDELAGARFLETELARRGIHGQVEYLGRGRANFWAILEGSEPGAVVLHHHIDVEEAHESADWAYAPFSGTIDGPWMYGRGVYDMKSLAIAQMVALFDLQADTPRPRKSVIYLATGGEETGSDLGMRWLVRQHPELVRRFDLMLTEGGAVDATTPTQIKYWGIEFGQKHFVDLHFCSSSRERLEDLRSDLLAYGKPDWPLHLSPEAREFALRYGASRDLGLYRQLLLRPDELLLEADRFAQLTPILKALFRNEIHASVVTAAPGGGWELLAKLHLFPGQPVAEGLAAALPSGIASGVSMTMRDPGGAHAVTSLSHPAYQVLEDAVRTAYPHAVVGPLFSSWTASDARFVRDLGRPAFGFSPFLIVSSDTYYVGGPNERISLAGYVKGVRLYSKVLRRLAN, from the coding sequence ATGGCGAGACGCCCACTCACCCCGCTCGGGGCCCGACGTCGCCATGCCGCCCGTCTCGCCCTGTATCTCTCGCTCGCGACCAGCGCACTCGTCGGCGTCGGCCTCGGACGAGTCGCCTCCGAAGTCGTGCGACGGGCTCCCGAAGTCGACGACGACTCGGCCGAGTGGCTCGGCATCGACTTTGCCGCGCTTCCGGAAGTCAGCCTGTTGCAGCGCTACGTCGCGATCAACACCAGCTATCCCGATGGCGACGAGCTCGCCGGGGCCCGCTTTCTCGAGACCGAGCTCGCCCGACGCGGGATCCACGGCCAGGTCGAGTACCTCGGGCGGGGGCGGGCCAACTTCTGGGCGATCCTCGAGGGGAGCGAGCCGGGGGCGGTGGTGCTGCACCACCACATCGACGTGGAGGAGGCGCACGAATCGGCCGACTGGGCCTATGCTCCCTTCTCCGGCACGATCGACGGGCCCTGGATGTACGGACGAGGGGTCTACGACATGAAGAGCCTGGCGATCGCCCAGATGGTCGCGCTCTTCGACCTGCAGGCCGACACCCCGCGACCCCGCAAGAGCGTCATCTATCTGGCAACCGGCGGCGAGGAGACGGGAAGCGACCTCGGCATGCGGTGGCTCGTCCGGCAGCACCCGGAGTTGGTGCGCCGGTTCGACCTCATGCTGACCGAGGGAGGAGCGGTCGACGCCACGACGCCGACCCAGATCAAGTACTGGGGCATCGAGTTCGGCCAGAAGCACTTCGTCGACCTGCACTTCTGCTCGTCGAGCCGCGAACGCCTGGAGGACCTGCGCAGCGACCTCCTCGCCTACGGCAAGCCGGACTGGCCGCTCCACCTGTCCCCCGAGGCGCGCGAGTTCGCGCTGCGCTACGGGGCCAGCCGCGACCTGGGTCTCTACCGCCAGCTCCTCCTCCGTCCCGACGAGCTCCTCCTCGAGGCGGACCGGTTCGCCCAATTGACCCCGATCCTCAAAGCGCTGTTCCGCAACGAGATTCACGCCTCGGTCGTGACCGCCGCGCCGGGCGGCGGCTGGGAGCTCCTCGCCAAGCTCCACCTCTTCCCCGGCCAACCGGTCGCGGAGGGGCTGGCGGCCGCCTTGCCGTCCGGGATCGCCTCGGGCGTCTCGATGACCATGCGCGATCCTGGCGGCGCGCACGCCGTCACCTCGCTCTCCCACCCGGCCTACCAGGTTCTCGAGGACGCCGTCCGCACCGCCTATCCACACGCGGTCGTCGGCCCGCTGTTCTCGAGTTGGACGGCCTCGGATGCCCGCTTCGTCCGCGACCTCGGCCGACCGGCTTTCGGGTTCTCGCCGTTCTTGATCGTCTCCTCCGACACCTACTATGTCGGGGGACCGAACGAACGGATCAGCCTCGCCGGCTATGTGAAGGGCGTGAGGCTCTACTCGAAGGTCCTGCGCCGCCTCGCCAACTGA
- a CDS encoding acetyl-CoA carboxylase biotin carboxylase subunit has translation MKTIRKVLIANRGEIAVRILRGLRDCGIDGAVVYSEPDRASLPVLLADEAYCIGPAPSRESYLRGEALVELAQRIGADAIHPGYGFLSENAAFSKLCRDSGVTFIGPPPEAMAAMGSKIESRRLMRAAGVPVVPGGQDPLPDLASAQKLAAEVGYPVMIKASAGGGGKGMRMVRTPTDLAEAFRSARSEASASFGDDAVYVEKYIEEPRHVEIQVFGDMHGKVVSLGERECSLQRRHQKVVEESPSPVVDPDLRRRMGEAAVRAAAAVGYVNAGTVEFLLAPDGSFYFLEMNTRLQVEHPVTELVTGLDLVVAQLRVASGEPLGPEFDAVVPRGHAVEVRLYAEDPYNRFQPSPGTINRLRWPQGPGVRVDSGVYEGSSVSIHYDPMLAKLIVWGADRAQALSRLSRALAEIRVEGIRTNIPLFQALLADDDFRAGRFDIAWLDRRLGAGELARPSVQRVPDLPLVAAAIAHFERAHEVAAAGTADGSRPNWRRAARRGALREASWSS, from the coding sequence GTGAAGACCATTCGCAAAGTCCTCATCGCCAATCGCGGCGAGATCGCCGTGCGCATCCTCCGCGGCCTGCGCGACTGCGGCATCGACGGTGCCGTCGTCTACAGCGAGCCGGATCGCGCCTCCCTGCCGGTGCTGCTCGCCGACGAGGCCTACTGCATCGGACCGGCACCGTCGCGCGAGAGCTACCTGCGCGGCGAGGCGCTGGTCGAGCTCGCGCAGCGCATCGGCGCCGACGCGATCCACCCCGGATACGGCTTCCTCTCCGAGAACGCGGCCTTTTCGAAGCTCTGCCGGGACTCGGGCGTGACCTTCATCGGTCCGCCGCCCGAGGCGATGGCCGCCATGGGCTCGAAGATCGAGAGCCGCCGCTTGATGCGTGCCGCCGGCGTGCCCGTGGTGCCCGGCGGTCAGGATCCGCTGCCCGATCTCGCCAGTGCCCAGAAGCTCGCCGCCGAGGTCGGCTACCCGGTGATGATCAAGGCCTCGGCCGGCGGCGGCGGCAAGGGGATGCGCATGGTGCGGACGCCGACCGACCTGGCCGAGGCGTTCCGCTCGGCGCGTTCGGAGGCCTCGGCGAGCTTCGGCGACGACGCGGTCTACGTCGAGAAGTACATCGAGGAGCCGCGCCACGTCGAGATCCAGGTCTTTGGCGACATGCACGGCAAGGTGGTGTCGCTCGGCGAGCGCGAGTGCTCGTTGCAGCGGCGCCACCAGAAGGTGGTCGAGGAGTCGCCGTCGCCGGTGGTCGATCCCGACCTGCGACGGCGGATGGGGGAGGCGGCCGTGCGTGCGGCCGCGGCGGTGGGCTACGTCAATGCGGGAACCGTCGAGTTCCTGCTCGCTCCGGACGGCAGCTTCTATTTCCTCGAGATGAACACCCGCCTGCAGGTCGAGCATCCGGTCACCGAGTTGGTGACCGGCCTCGATCTGGTGGTCGCCCAGTTGCGCGTGGCGAGCGGCGAGCCGCTCGGCCCGGAGTTCGACGCGGTCGTCCCGCGCGGGCACGCGGTCGAGGTCCGGCTCTATGCCGAGGATCCCTACAATCGCTTCCAGCCCTCGCCCGGAACGATCAATCGCCTGCGCTGGCCGCAGGGTCCCGGGGTGCGCGTCGATTCCGGCGTCTACGAAGGCTCCTCGGTTTCGATCCACTACGACCCGATGCTCGCCAAGCTCATCGTCTGGGGGGCCGACCGCGCCCAGGCGCTGTCGCGACTTTCGCGTGCGCTCGCCGAAATCCGCGTCGAGGGGATCCGCACGAACATTCCGCTCTTCCAGGCGCTGCTTGCCGACGACGACTTCCGCGCCGGGCGGTTCGACATCGCCTGGCTCGATCGCCGGCTCGGTGCCGGTGAGCTCGCGCGGCCGAGTGTCCAACGGGTTCCGGACCTGCCGCTGGTTGCGGCGGCGATCGCCCACTTCGAACGGGCGCACGAAGTCGCGGCGGCGGGCACCGCGGACGGAAGCCGCCCGAACTGGCGGCGAGCGGCGCGCCGTGGTGCGCTGCGGGAGGCCTCATGGAGCTCGTGA
- a CDS encoding MoxR family ATPase encodes MKSPAPAPSGSREVTIDGVHLHLARPLDASPPWIGQRDVLLQLLAAWTLIDDSDLPLHPRLLGKPGVGKTTLACAAARELGLPVFVMQATMDTRPEDLIVSPVLDPSGGVRYMASPLVSAMIVGGACVLDEGNRMSEKSWASLAPLLDHRRYVESVVAGVRVHAHPGFRFVTTMNEDASTFEVPEYIHSRLMPQLVVDFPEEDEERAILEAQVPFADAEVVRYVLGFLRAAHEADLRYTARDGINLVRYAMKVLHRREAADAEEAVGRALELAVSAEERALLDDA; translated from the coding sequence GTGAAGAGCCCGGCTCCGGCGCCCTCGGGCTCGCGCGAGGTGACGATCGACGGGGTGCATCTGCACCTTGCCCGGCCGCTCGACGCGAGCCCGCCGTGGATCGGGCAGCGTGACGTCCTCCTCCAGCTCCTCGCCGCCTGGACGTTGATCGACGACAGCGACCTGCCGCTCCATCCGCGCCTCCTCGGCAAGCCGGGCGTCGGCAAGACGACGCTCGCCTGTGCGGCAGCGCGCGAGCTCGGCCTGCCGGTCTTCGTCATGCAGGCGACGATGGACACCCGTCCCGAGGACCTGATCGTCTCGCCGGTGCTCGACCCGAGCGGAGGCGTTCGCTACATGGCGTCGCCGCTGGTCTCGGCGATGATCGTCGGGGGCGCATGCGTGCTCGACGAGGGCAACCGGATGAGCGAGAAGTCGTGGGCCTCGCTCGCCCCGTTGCTCGACCATCGCCGCTACGTCGAGAGCGTCGTCGCCGGAGTGCGCGTCCACGCCCATCCGGGCTTCCGTTTCGTCACCACGATGAACGAGGACGCCTCGACGTTCGAGGTCCCGGAGTACATCCACTCGCGCCTCATGCCGCAGCTCGTCGTCGATTTCCCCGAGGAGGACGAAGAGCGGGCGATCCTCGAGGCACAGGTACCGTTCGCCGATGCCGAGGTGGTGCGCTACGTGCTCGGCTTCCTGCGCGCCGCACACGAAGCGGACCTGCGCTACACGGCGCGCGACGGCATCAATCTCGTGCGCTATGCGATGAAGGTGCTCCATCGCCGCGAAGCCGCCGACGCCGAGGAGGCGGTGGGCCGCGCCCTCGAGCTCGCCGTCTCGGCCGAGGAGCGGGCTCTCCTCGACGACGCGTGA
- a CDS encoding decaprenyl-phosphate phosphoribosyltransferase, which translates to MLVALVRSLRPAQWSKNLFVLAPLLFARRLGDPAALRDAAAAFAAFSAAASTTYLLNDLGDRERDRRHPLKRERPIASGALPPAVAAIAAVVLALFATGLAWRLGTPFALLLVGYLGLGLLYTLALKRIVILDVMAISAGFVLRVLGGAAAIDVAVSHWLLLCTSFLALFLGFSKRRHELLLLSNASEQRQVLSDYSPQFLDQMINVVTASAVVSYALYAVAPETVAKFHTDRLLLTLPMVLFGVFRYLYLMHRRPDEMLNPTEAILRDLPFLANIALWAAAAAAIVHAF; encoded by the coding sequence ATGCTCGTCGCCCTCGTGCGCTCACTGCGCCCCGCTCAGTGGTCGAAGAACCTCTTCGTCCTGGCTCCCCTGCTCTTCGCTCGGCGGCTGGGCGACCCGGCTGCCCTGCGCGATGCCGCCGCAGCGTTCGCCGCCTTCTCGGCGGCCGCGAGCACGACCTATCTGCTCAACGACCTCGGCGATCGCGAACGCGATCGTCGCCATCCTCTCAAGCGAGAGCGCCCGATCGCCTCGGGCGCTCTCCCGCCGGCAGTCGCCGCGATCGCCGCGGTCGTTCTGGCGCTCTTCGCCACCGGGCTCGCCTGGCGGCTCGGGACTCCCTTCGCGTTGCTGCTCGTCGGCTACCTCGGCCTCGGACTACTTTACACGCTCGCCCTCAAGCGCATCGTCATTCTCGACGTGATGGCGATCAGCGCCGGCTTCGTCCTGCGCGTGCTCGGCGGCGCGGCGGCGATCGACGTCGCCGTGTCGCACTGGCTCCTGTTGTGCACGAGCTTCCTCGCTCTGTTCCTCGGCTTCTCCAAGCGGCGGCACGAGCTGCTGTTGCTCAGCAACGCCAGCGAACAGCGCCAGGTGCTCTCCGATTACAGTCCGCAGTTCCTCGATCAGATGATCAACGTCGTCACCGCCTCGGCGGTCGTCTCGTACGCCCTCTACGCGGTGGCGCCCGAGACCGTGGCGAAGTTCCATACCGACCGCCTGCTGCTGACCTTGCCGATGGTGCTTTTCGGCGTCTTCCGCTACCTCTACCTGATGCACCGCCGCCCCGACGAGATGCTCAATCCCACCGAAGCGATCCTCCGCGACCTGCCTTTCCTCGCCAACATCGCACTCTGGGCGGCCGCCGCCGCGGCGATCGTTCATGCCTTCTGA
- a CDS encoding biotin/lipoyl-binding protein — translation MELVIRRGTEDERLRVERRGEGFVVAIEGESGERRYEVDRAVLRANLASLLVDGRQFDVTVRPLPDGRYQVGWDGQSEALEVADPLTHLARVSRGADAGKGRQQIHAYMPGRVVALRVVEGQAVQAGEPLLVLEAMKMQNEIQAEREGTVRKLHVQAGEAVEGGDLLLEIE, via the coding sequence ATGGAGCTCGTGATCCGTCGCGGTACCGAGGACGAACGGCTGCGCGTCGAGCGTCGCGGCGAGGGCTTCGTCGTGGCCATCGAGGGGGAGTCCGGAGAGCGGCGGTACGAGGTCGATCGTGCGGTGTTGCGGGCGAACCTGGCGAGCCTGCTGGTCGACGGCCGCCAGTTCGACGTCACCGTGCGGCCGCTCCCCGACGGCCGCTACCAGGTCGGCTGGGACGGTCAGTCGGAGGCTCTCGAAGTCGCCGACCCGCTCACCCATCTGGCTCGCGTGAGCCGTGGCGCCGACGCGGGCAAGGGGCGCCAGCAGATCCACGCCTACATGCCGGGCCGGGTCGTCGCCCTGCGCGTCGTCGAGGGGCAGGCCGTGCAGGCGGGCGAGCCGCTCCTGGTGCTCGAGGCGATGAAGATGCAGAACGAGATCCAGGCCGAGCGCGAAGGCACGGTGCGCAAGCTCCACGTGCAGGCCGGCGAGGCCGTCGAGGGGGGCGATCTCCTCCTCGAGATCGAGTAG